Within Nosocomiicoccus ampullae, the genomic segment CATCAAGTCCACATAAAGATAACTATCTTGACTTAGATAGTGACTATAAAGATGAATTTGGTGTACCACTCGTACGATTAACTTACAACTTCACAGATATGGACAGAAAAAGAACAAAATATCTAGCAGAACGTTGTGGAGAAATTTTAGAAAAAATGGGTGCTAAAAAAGTAGATGTTGACGATGAATTAGGCGACTATGACATTGTTCCTTACCAATCTACACACAACACTGGTGGTACTATTATGGGTGATGACAGAGAAACATCTGTAGTTAACAATTGGCTACAACACTGGGATAGAGATAACCTATTCGTTGTTGGTGCAGGTAACTTTGCGCATAACTCAGGTTATAACCCAACAGGTACAGTTGGTGCTCTTGCGTATCGCTGTGCTGAAGGTGTAATTAAATATTCAAAAGATAAAAAACGTTTAGAGAAGTAATAATTTATTCTTAGGGGTAGATTTTAATGGCTAAAGAGCTTGAAAAAGTCGATGTTGTAACGATTGGCGCCGGTTGGACCGGCGGAATCGTTTCAGCTGAAACGACTAAAGAAGGCTTAAAAGTAAAAAGTTTAGAAAGAGGTCCATACCGCGATACGAATGATTATCAGCACGTTCACGATGAGTTAAAATACGCGGTGCGTTACGAGTTAATGCAGGACGCTTCAAAAGAAACTTTAACATTTAGAAATAAACGTGATGAGCGTGCATTACCGATTCGTAGATTCGGATCATTTTTACCAGGACAAGGTCGCGGGGGTGCCGGTACGCACTGGAATGGTCAGACAGACCGCTACATGAAATATGATTTTGAAATTAAATCAATGACAGAAGATAAGTACGGTAAAGATAAGCTTTCAGAAGATGATGGCTTTATGTACCGTGACTGGGGAATTACGTTTGATGATATGGAACCATATTATGATACGTTTGAGAAAACAGCAGGCGTAAGTGGTGAAGAAAATCCACTTGGTGAGAAACGTTCTAGCCCGTACCCTAACCCACCAATGGTAAAAACGAAAACATTAAAAATGTTTGAAGATGCTGCGAAAGAATTAGAACTTCACCCAATTATGATGCCATCATCAAATATGTCGCAAAATTACGTTAACCCTGATGGTGAAACGTTAAATCAATGTCAGTATTGTGCATTTTGTGAAAGATTCGCATGTGAATACGACGCAAAAGCAACACCTGACGTGACAGTACTAAAAACAGCTGAAAGAACAGGCAATCATGAAATTCGTTACAACTCTAACGTCACTGAAATCGTGACAGATAAAGACGACAAAAAGAAAGTTATAGGAGTCAAATTTATCGACACTGAAACTCACGAAGAGTATTTCCAACCAGCAGACATCGTTGTACTTTCTAGCTTCGTATTTAGTAACTATAAATTACTCGCAGTATCTGATATTGGTAAACAATACGATCCAGAAACTGGTAAAGGTACGTTAGGAAGTCATTACTGTTACCAAACAGGACTTGGTGCAACAGGTTTCTTCGACGATCAGTTTAATACATTTATGGGTGCAGGAGCACTTGGTATGATTTTAGATGACTTTAACGGAGATAACTTTGAGCATGAAGACCTTGATTTCATTCATGGTGGTTCAATTCACTTCACTCAAACAGGCAGTCGTCCTATTTTAACGAATGTTGTTAAAGAAGACACACCGTCATGGGGTAAAGACTTTAAAGATGAGTCGGTAAATAACTTCACACGAACACTTGAAGTGTATACGATGGCACATACAGGCCCGCACCGCGATAACTATTTATCTTTAGATCCAACGTATAAAGATGCTTACGGTAATCCGCAAGTGCGTCTGACTTATAATTGGACAGAAAAAGATAACGCGCGTAACAAATATCTCGTAAAACAATGTGAAGAGATTTTAAAGAAAATGGGTGCTAAACATATTGACGTTGAAGACGGAGATATCGGTGACTATGATATCGTTCCGTACCAGTCAACAAACTTAGCAGGGGGTACTCCAATGGGAGATGACCCTAAGAACTCTGTAGTTAACACTTGGCTACAACACTGGGACAGAGATAATCTATTCGTCGTAGGTTCAAGTGCATTCGTTCATAACTCAGGTAACAACCCAACAGGAACAGTATGTGCACTCGCATATCGCTGCGCTGAAGGTGTTATTAACTACCACAAAGACAATAAACGTCTAGAAAAATAACTAGAAGCTAAGTGAAACTTAGCTTCTTCTTTTTATGATGTTTTTTAAAACTAAAAACTATATTATAATAAATACATAATTCCATTCATCCTATTCTTTAGGTAATCATTAATTGAATTAATACTTATAGTTGTAAACTCTATAGATATGAATTTAGAGTAGTAAAACTTCAATTAATGGTTGAATGATTAAGGTGGTACATAATTATGTCTAATGAACATGAATATAAAGAAGTGCCAGTAAATAGAAAACGTAAGAAGCTAACCCAAGAAGATAATATGGCACCGTTAATGGACCATATTTTAGATTTAAGAGCTGTCGTTATAAAATCAGCACTTGTTGTTGTATTATGGTTCGTAATTATATTTGCGACGGTAAGTTGGTGGTTCCCGTACGTTTCTAAAGGCGCAAATATTGTAGTATTAGGACCATTTGAAGTGATTCGATTTTATCTTCAAACTTCAGTATCGATTAGCCTTGGATTATCTGTTCCTTTTATCTGCTGGTTTTTATGGGGCTTTATGAAGCCTGGACTCGTTGAAAGAGAGACGGCGTTTATTAAAAGTTCATTGCCAGGGATGTTATTCTTATTTGTCGCAGGGCTTTTATTTGGATATTTTGTCGTCCATCCGATCAGTTACTTCTTCTTAATTTCTCTAGGTGAGAAGAACTTTGATGTTATTGTAACTGCTGATGAGTATATGGCATTCCTACTCATGACGACGATTCCGTTTGGTCTAATATTTCAACTACCCGTCGTTATATTATTCTTAAATTATATCGGTCTACTAAATGCAGAAACGATGGTAAAAATTAGAAAGTATGTATACTTCGGGCTACTCGTAGTAACAGCACTTATTATGCCGCCGGACGTATTTACTCATCTAATTACACTCGCGCCGATGATTGCATTATACGAAGTTAGTATCGTATTGATACGACGACGTGAAAAGAAACAACAGAAAAAGACACAATAAAATGCGCCGTTATAGGCGTATTTTATTTTGATTGTTGTATAATTGAATCAAACTGTTAGAGGTGAAAAGATGAAAACAGAACAGTTAATTTCATTGTTAAAAATAAAAGAAATTTACGGTGATTTACCAGATGAAGTGACGGATATTACTGTAGACTCTAGAGAAGTAAAACCGGGCACAATTTTTGTAGCTTTAAAAGGAATTGAAACTGATGGTTTTAATTATATAGATAGTGCGGTTGAAAATGGTTCACAGTTAATTTTATCAGATAGAAAAAAAGACCTACCAGAAGGTGTCGGGTTAATTAAAGTAAAGGATCCGTCAAAAGTATCGGCACTTTTTGCGGAATATTTATACGACTTTCCGCACGAAAGTATGACGATGGTTGGTGTAACAGGAACAAATGGTAAAACAACAGTTTCTACAATGATTCATAATTTAAGTATTAGTATGTCTAAGAAAAGTGCGTATTTAGGAACAAACGGGTTTAAGGTTAACGAAGATACTTACCCTTCTTTAAATACGACACCTGAGACAACAAGACTCCACAAACGCTTAAAAGAAGCTGTTGAAAGAGAAACTGAAGTTTTTACAATGGAAGTATCTAGTCATGCATTAAAGCTTGGCCGTACGTTTGGAATTGACTTTGATATTGTCATATTTACGAATATGACGCAAGATCATTTAGATTTTCACGGTACGATGGAAGACTACGGGTTTACAAAAGGATTATTATTCTCTCAACTCGGTCAAGATTTAAAAAAGACGAAATACGTCATTTTAAATGATTCAGACCCTTGGTCAAAAAAGTATCGTTCAATGACACCACATGAAGTGGTCACATTCGGTTTTAATGACTCTGCAGATTTTTATCCTAAAAATATCGAAGGAAGTCTAGAAGGGACGACATTTACGCTAGTTACACCTGAAGGAGAATACAATGTAAAATCACCGTTTGTTGGAGATTATAATATTGAAAATTTAATGTGTGCGATTATTAGTGAGTGGCTACAAGGCTATAGCTTAGAACGTATTATCACAGCAGTTGAAGATATGAAAGCAGTGTCTGGACGGTTAGAAGTACTAGATAACCGTTTACCATTTAACTTAATTATCGATTTTGCGCACACACCAGATGCACTAGAAAAAGTCATCGAGACGATTCGACCATTCAATACCGGTAGACTTATTACTGTATACGGGATGACTGGTGAAAGAGATTATTCAAAAGCAAAAGAGATGGGACGCATTGCGAGTATGTCAGACTACGTTGTACTGACAGTAGATAACCCAGGAAATGACGATAAAAACATGCTCATTGAAATCGTTGAAGAAGGAATGACGCATAATAACTATGCAAAAGAAATCGATAGAGAACAAGCAATTAAAATAGCAATTGACTACGCACAACCTGGAGATACGGTATTTTTAGCAGGTAAAGGACGAGAGCCGTATCAAATTATGGAAAATCATGTAAAAGAACCCCATCGAGATGATTTAATTGCATTAAACTTTGCGTATGAAAAATATAACTTTCCAGGATATGAAAACTAACATTTTTTACTAATATACTTTTAAAAATAGTGTTAAGGAGATTTTATGGGACTAAAAGAAGAGATTAATAAACGAAAGACGTTTGCGATTATTTCGCACCCGGACGCAGGGAAAACAACGTTAACTGAAAAGCTATTATTATTTGGTGGAGCGATTCGTGAAGCTGGAGTTGTTAAAGGAAGAAAAACAGGTAAATTTGCGACATCTGACTGGATGAAAGTTGAACAAGAACGCGGAATTTCAGTGACGAGTTCTGTCATGCAGTTTGATTTTGACGGTTATAAAGTAAATATTTTAGATACACCAGGACACGAAGACTTCTCTGAAGATACGTACCGTACGTTAATGGCTGTTGATAGTGCAGTGATGGTAATTGACGCAGCAGAAGGTATCGAGCCGCAAACGTTAAAATTGTTTAAAGTTGCAAAAATGCGTGGTATTCCAGTATTTACTTTTATTAATAAGCTCGACCGTGTCGGTAAAAATCCGTTTGAATTACTAGAAGAAATTGAAGAAACTCTAGATATCGAAACGTATCCAATGACATGGCCAATCGGAATGGGGCCGAGTTTCTTTGGAATTATTAATCGACGCACAAAAGAAATAAATCCGTACCGTGAAGAAGAGATGTTACAACTAAACGATGATTACGAACTTGAAAAGCCGCATGACATCGAAAAAGATTCTGCATTTAAAGAGTCGATTGAAGAGTTTATGCTCGTTGAAGAAGCGGGTGATGAATTCAATAAAGAAAAAATCGCAACAGGAGATCTAACACCTGTATTTTTCGGTTCTGCATTATCTAACTTCGGAGTTGAAGAATTTTTAGATACATTTGTAGACTACGCACCAAGTCCAAACGCACTTGAAACAAAGTCAGGCGAGGTGATTGAACCGACTGAAGAAGAATTCTCAGGATTTATCTTTAAAATTCAAGCGAACATGGACCCTAAACATAGAGACCGACTCGCATTTTTACGTATCGTCTCTGGTGAATTTAAACGTGGGATGGATGTAAAACTTCAGCGTACAGGTAAAAAACAAAAAGTTACTCGAGCGACGATGTTTATGGCGGATGATACAGAGACTGTTGACGTCGCATACGCTGGAGATATTATTGGATTATATGATACTGGAAATTATCAAATTGGAGATACGTTAACTTCAGACAAACATATCGAGTTTAAAGAACTACCGCAGTTTACACCAGAGTTATTTATGAAAGTATCTGCTAAAAATGTGATGAAGCAAAAGCACTTCTATAAAGGAATTGAACAGCTCGTTCAAGAAGGTGCGATTCAGTATTATAAAACGATCCACACAAATCAGCCAATTATCGGTGCAGTTGGTCAACTTCAGTTTGAAGTGTTCGAGCACCGTATGAAAAATGAATATAATACAGACGTTGTTATGGAACCAATCGGACAAAAGCAAGCGCGCTGGGTAGAGAATGAAGAAGATATTACGAATCAAATGGATACCCAGCGTTCAACACTTGTGTACGATAGATACGACAACAAAGTATTTTTATTTGAAAATGATTTTGCATTAAGATGGTTTAGCGAGAAATATCCAGATATTAGGTTATATAGTTTACTTTAATTCATTAAAGCTATATAATTGCTACAAATGAATAATATATGGGGAGTAACGCTAGGTAACTAGTAACACATCGTCATTACGGCAATCTGCCCGGTGTGTTAGACAATATATTTGTTCAGTGAGACCATAGTAAGTAGACGATGTCTATTTACTATGGTCTTTTTTAAGTTTAAGGAGTGAAGATATGGATGTATCGATTTTATTAGAATATGGATGGGTATTAATTGTACTCGTCGTACTTGAAGGATTACTTGCAGCAGACAACGCAGTGGTGCTTGCTGTAATGGTCAGACATTTATCACCAAAAGACCGTAAGAAAGCATTATTTTATGGACTTCTTGGGGCTTTCATCTTTAGAATGGTCGCGATATTACTACTCGTATGGCTCGTTCAATGGTGGTTTGTTCAAGCAATCGGTGCGTTATACCTGTTCTACGTTTCAATTAGTCATTTAATAGGTATATATAAACATAAGAACGATAGTGAAGAAGAAAAAGAGCGAGAACTCGAAAAACATGAGAAAAAAGGCTCTGGATTATGGATGACTGTACTTAAAGTTGAAGTTGCAGATATTGCGTTTGCGGTAGATTCAATTTTAGCAGCAGCTGCAATCGCACTCGCATTACCAAAAGTTGGTGGAGATTTCTTCGGAGTAAACATCGGTCAATATACAGTGATGTTAGTCGGTGGATTAATTGGCGTTATTATTATGCGTTTCTTTGCGAATTGGTTTGTAAAATTACTTGCAGAACGACCAAGTTTAGAAGTTGCAGCATTTACAATTGTCGGATGGGTTGGTGTGAAACTAACAGTATTAACACTTTCTCATGAAGCAGTTGGCATTTTACCTGAAACTTTCCCACAATCTACAGTTTGGAAACTCACATTTTGGATTGTGATGCTAGTAATCATTCTAATTGGATGGTTTGCAGGTGGTAAAAAAAAGAATGTGAAGGATGATGTTAATGCGTCATGATGACGATAAGAGAGAAACTTTCGAAGATAAATACAGACGTAGAGCACATGAATTAGATCAGCATGATACTGTACAATTCGAACGTGTTAAAGATGAAGACACTGAAGCTTCGAACGAAGCACCTAAAGAAGAATTTACGCGTCAAAATAGAGAAGAAAAAGAAATGAATGACACATCAAATAATTTTAAGCCTCGTAAAAGTGGGATGAGTCCAGTACTTGCTGGTTTACTTGCAGGACTACTTGGTGCGCTATTAATACTTGGTGCGTATCATTTTTTCTTTAATGAAAATAATACAGACGATGTCGTAGAAAAACAAAGTAAAAATACTGAAGATGTAAGACAAGAAATCGAGCAATCACACGGTGATAAAGTCGTGACAGATACAATTGTTGCGGTTGAAAAAGCACGACCAGCCGTTGTTTCTGTTTTAAACTTACAACAACAAACATCTTTTTTTGGTACAGAGCTGTCAGATGAGTTATTAGAAGCAGGCACTGGATCAGGTGTGATTTACAAATTAGACGGTGATTATGCGTATATTGTAACGAACCACCACGTAATTGACGGTGCGTCTGATGTTCAAATTAATACAGCAGATGGAGAAACGATTGAAGCGGAATTACTCGGTTCAGATGTTTGGACAGATCTCGCGGTACTTCGCGTACCTAAAGGTAACATTGAAGACGTCATCGAATTTGGAAATAGTGACGAGCTACTTGTCGGTGAAGATGCGATTGCTATTGGTTCACCACTCGGTGATATGTTTAGTGGCTCTGTTTCTAGAGGAATTGTATCTGCATTAGATCGTGCGGTTCCAGTAGATATTGATGGTGACGGCACAATCGACTGGGAAGCGACTGTACTTCAAACTGACGCAGCGATTAACCCTGGTAACTCAGGAGGCGCACTTGTGAATAGTGACGGTCAGTTAATCGGTATTAACTCGATGAAAATTGGGTTAGATAACGTTGAAGGAATTGGTTTTGCGATACCTTCAAACGATGTGCAGTCTATTATTGAAGAGCTAGAAAACGGTGGAGAAGTAGACCGTCCATTTATAGGCTTAAGTCTTGTAGACTTATTCTTAATAAATGATAGCGATAAAGTGAGATATTTAAAATTACCAGAAGATGTTACTGACGGTGTCGTTATTAGTGAGGTTCAGTTAGGATCTCCAGCAGACCGTGCAGGTATTAAAGAACTTTCAGTCATTACACAACTTGATGATACTGAAGTAAAAAGTGCAATGGAATTTAGACAATATTTATACAACAATAAAAAGCCAGGAGATACAATAACAGTCACGTATTATTACGATGGTCAAAAAGAAACGACAGACGTTCAACTTTAAAAGATAACGAGTAAATCTCGTTATCTTTTTTATTTTAAAATAAATTGAAAGATGAGAGTAATAAGCGTATAGTATTTTTTAAGGAGGAGGCGCCGTGAGATTTATTAGTAACATGCTGAACCGTATGACACCACAGCGGTCAATATTTTTA encodes:
- a CDS encoding S1C family serine protease, producing the protein MRHDDDKRETFEDKYRRRAHELDQHDTVQFERVKDEDTEASNEAPKEEFTRQNREEKEMNDTSNNFKPRKSGMSPVLAGLLAGLLGALLILGAYHFFFNENNTDDVVEKQSKNTEDVRQEIEQSHGDKVVTDTIVAVEKARPAVVSVLNLQQQTSFFGTELSDELLEAGTGSGVIYKLDGDYAYIVTNHHVIDGASDVQINTADGETIEAELLGSDVWTDLAVLRVPKGNIEDVIEFGNSDELLVGEDAIAIGSPLGDMFSGSVSRGIVSALDRAVPVDIDGDGTIDWEATVLQTDAAINPGNSGGALVNSDGQLIGINSMKIGLDNVEGIGFAIPSNDVQSIIEELENGGEVDRPFIGLSLVDLFLINDSDKVRYLKLPEDVTDGVVISEVQLGSPADRAGIKELSVITQLDDTEVKSAMEFRQYLYNNKKPGDTITVTYYYDGQKETTDVQL
- a CDS encoding UDP-N-acetylmuramoyl-L-alanyl-D-glutamate--2,6-diaminopimelate ligase; this translates as MKTEQLISLLKIKEIYGDLPDEVTDITVDSREVKPGTIFVALKGIETDGFNYIDSAVENGSQLILSDRKKDLPEGVGLIKVKDPSKVSALFAEYLYDFPHESMTMVGVTGTNGKTTVSTMIHNLSISMSKKSAYLGTNGFKVNEDTYPSLNTTPETTRLHKRLKEAVERETEVFTMEVSSHALKLGRTFGIDFDIVIFTNMTQDHLDFHGTMEDYGFTKGLLFSQLGQDLKKTKYVILNDSDPWSKKYRSMTPHEVVTFGFNDSADFYPKNIEGSLEGTTFTLVTPEGEYNVKSPFVGDYNIENLMCAIISEWLQGYSLERIITAVEDMKAVSGRLEVLDNRLPFNLIIDFAHTPDALEKVIETIRPFNTGRLITVYGMTGERDYSKAKEMGRIASMSDYVVLTVDNPGNDDKNMLIEIVEEGMTHNNYAKEIDREQAIKIAIDYAQPGDTVFLAGKGREPYQIMENHVKEPHRDDLIALNFAYEKYNFPGYEN
- a CDS encoding peptide chain release factor 3; translated protein: MGLKEEINKRKTFAIISHPDAGKTTLTEKLLLFGGAIREAGVVKGRKTGKFATSDWMKVEQERGISVTSSVMQFDFDGYKVNILDTPGHEDFSEDTYRTLMAVDSAVMVIDAAEGIEPQTLKLFKVAKMRGIPVFTFINKLDRVGKNPFELLEEIEETLDIETYPMTWPIGMGPSFFGIINRRTKEINPYREEEMLQLNDDYELEKPHDIEKDSAFKESIEEFMLVEEAGDEFNKEKIATGDLTPVFFGSALSNFGVEEFLDTFVDYAPSPNALETKSGEVIEPTEEEFSGFIFKIQANMDPKHRDRLAFLRIVSGEFKRGMDVKLQRTGKKQKVTRATMFMADDTETVDVAYAGDIIGLYDTGNYQIGDTLTSDKHIEFKELPQFTPELFMKVSAKNVMKQKHFYKGIEQLVQEGAIQYYKTIHTNQPIIGAVGQLQFEVFEHRMKNEYNTDVVMEPIGQKQARWVENEEDITNQMDTQRSTLVYDRYDNKVFLFENDFALRWFSEKYPDIRLYSLL
- a CDS encoding TerC family protein → MDVSILLEYGWVLIVLVVLEGLLAADNAVVLAVMVRHLSPKDRKKALFYGLLGAFIFRMVAILLLVWLVQWWFVQAIGALYLFYVSISHLIGIYKHKNDSEEEKERELEKHEKKGSGLWMTVLKVEVADIAFAVDSILAAAAIALALPKVGGDFFGVNIGQYTVMLVGGLIGVIIMRFFANWFVKLLAERPSLEVAAFTIVGWVGVKLTVLTLSHEAVGILPETFPQSTVWKLTFWIVMLVIILIGWFAGGKKKNVKDDVNAS
- the tatC gene encoding twin-arginine translocase subunit TatC, with protein sequence MSNEHEYKEVPVNRKRKKLTQEDNMAPLMDHILDLRAVVIKSALVVVLWFVIIFATVSWWFPYVSKGANIVVLGPFEVIRFYLQTSVSISLGLSVPFICWFLWGFMKPGLVERETAFIKSSLPGMLFLFVAGLLFGYFVVHPISYFFLISLGEKNFDVIVTADEYMAFLLMTTIPFGLIFQLPVVILFLNYIGLLNAETMVKIRKYVYFGLLVVTALIMPPDVFTHLITLAPMIALYEVSIVLIRRREKKQQKKTQ
- a CDS encoding GMC family oxidoreductase, whose translation is MAKELEKVDVVTIGAGWTGGIVSAETTKEGLKVKSLERGPYRDTNDYQHVHDELKYAVRYELMQDASKETLTFRNKRDERALPIRRFGSFLPGQGRGGAGTHWNGQTDRYMKYDFEIKSMTEDKYGKDKLSEDDGFMYRDWGITFDDMEPYYDTFEKTAGVSGEENPLGEKRSSPYPNPPMVKTKTLKMFEDAAKELELHPIMMPSSNMSQNYVNPDGETLNQCQYCAFCERFACEYDAKATPDVTVLKTAERTGNHEIRYNSNVTEIVTDKDDKKKVIGVKFIDTETHEEYFQPADIVVLSSFVFSNYKLLAVSDIGKQYDPETGKGTLGSHYCYQTGLGATGFFDDQFNTFMGAGALGMILDDFNGDNFEHEDLDFIHGGSIHFTQTGSRPILTNVVKEDTPSWGKDFKDESVNNFTRTLEVYTMAHTGPHRDNYLSLDPTYKDAYGNPQVRLTYNWTEKDNARNKYLVKQCEEILKKMGAKHIDVEDGDIGDYDIVPYQSTNLAGGTPMGDDPKNSVVNTWLQHWDRDNLFVVGSSAFVHNSGNNPTGTVCALAYRCAEGVINYHKDNKRLEK